One Choloepus didactylus isolate mChoDid1 chromosome 8, mChoDid1.pri, whole genome shotgun sequence DNA window includes the following coding sequences:
- the TAS2R42 gene encoding taste receptor type 2 member 42, translating to MPSGPQNLFLILATGEFLMGILGNGFIGLVNCIDWVKSRKISSVDCILTCLAITRISYLWIILLYSFAVVLWPHLHDIRKTLRFISFFWTLTNHLATWFATCLSVFYFLKIPNFSHPCLIWLKWRINKVLLVLLLGSSFILFYNLLSIGSFHGLWNNVTFRDERNLAWSSDVSKILYCNSLISFNITYLIPFLLSLISLLLLYLSLKRHTKNLQLNSMGSKDLSTEAHKRAMKMVMSFLLLFIVHCLSTHIVGWIYLTSQKDEASLFIMLIITVFPSGHSFLLIWENRKLRQTALRLLRHLKGHMKRAKPLSS from the coding sequence ATGCCATCTGGACCTCAAAATCTCTTTCTGATACTGGCAACAGGAGAATTCCTAATGGGAATATTGGGGAATGGATTCATTGGACTAGTTAACTGCATTGACTGGGTCAAGAGTCGAAAGATCTCATCAGTTGACTGCATCCTCACCTGCCTGGCTATCACCAGAATCAGTTATCTTTGGATAATACTACTTTATTCATTTGCAGTAGTGCTATGGCCACATCTACATGACATTCGTAAAACATTaagatttattagttttttttggACACTGACCAATCACCTCGCTACTTGGTTTGCCACCTGTTTAAGTGTTTTCTACTTCCTCAAAATACCCAATTTCTCCCACCCCTGCTTAATTTGGCTAAAGTGGAGAATTAACAAAGTGCTACTGGTGCTTCTACTGGGGTCTTCGTTTATACTGTTTTACAATCTTCTATCTATAGGCTCATTTCATGGTTTATGGAATAATGTTACTTTCAGAGATGAAAGGAACTTGGCTTGGTCTTCAGATGTAAGTAAAATTCTGTATTGTAACAGCTTGATTTCTTTCAATATCACCTATttaattcctttccttctgtcccTGATCTCATTGCTCCTTTTGTATCTCTCCTTGAAGAGACACACCAAGAATTTGCAGCTCAACTCCATGGGCTCTAAGGATCTCAGCACAGAGGCACATAAAAGGGCCATGAAAATGGTGAtgtctttccttctcctcttcatAGTTCactgtttatccactcatataGTGGGATGGATTTACCTTACATCACAGAAAGATGAAGCAAGTTTATTTATCATGTTAATAATAACTGTTTTTCCTTCAGGCCACTCATTTCTCCTAATTTGGGAAAACAGAAAGCTGAGACAGACTGCCTTAAGATTACTGAGGCATCTTAAGGGCCACATGAAAAGAGCAAAACCTTTATCTTCATAG
- the LOC119542893 gene encoding LOW QUALITY PROTEIN: sorbitol dehydrogenase-like (The sequence of the model RefSeq protein was modified relative to this genomic sequence to represent the inferred CDS: substituted 1 base at 1 genomic stop codon) has protein sequence MGALAFICVCHGLPWKKSRCGPYPRLSTQQPAECPSTLQTVSSTPERASNMAVAAQPKNLSLLVHRARDLLLENYHIPESGPNEVLLKMHSVGICSSDVHYWQHGRIGDFVMKKSMVLGHEASGTVIKVGLLIKHLKPSDCVAIEPGAPRETDEFCKIGRYNLSPSIFFCATPPDDGNLCQFYKHNADFCYKLPDNVTFEEGALIKPLSVGIHNXQRAGVTLGNKVFVCGAGSIGLVTLLVAKAMGAAQMVMTDLSASQLSKAKEVGADLIFQVSKESPQEIASKVEGLLGCKPEVTIECTGAEAAIQVGIYATHSGGTLVLLGLGHKTSTVPLVHSAIWEVDFKGMFQYCNTWPMAISVLVSESVNVKPLVTHRFPLERALEAFKTSRRGLGLKVMLKCHPNDQNPDVNWGLPPSPPSQYLGG, from the coding sequence atgggTGCCCTTGCCTTCATCTGTGTGtgccatgggcttccatggaagAAAAGTAGATGTGGCCCTTACCCCAGACTCTCAACCCAGCAGCCAGCAGAGTGTCCAAGCACCCTACAGACTGTATCATCAACCCCAGAGAGAGCAAGCAACATGGCAGTGGCAGCCCAGCCCAAGAACCTCTCTTTGCTGGTGCACAGAGCCAGGGACCTGCTGCTGGAGAACTACCACATCCCTGAATCAGGCCCAAATGAAGTGCTGCTGAAGATGCATTCAGTTGGAATCTGCAGCTCAGATGTCCACTACTGGCAGCATGGTCGAATTGGGGATTTCGTTATGAAAAAGTCTATGGTGCTGGGGCATGAAGCTTCAGGAACAGTcataaaagtgggattgctgataAAGCACCTAAAACCAAGTGACTGTGTTGCCATTGAGCCTGGTGCCCCCAGAGAAACTGATGAATTCTGCAAGATTGGCCGATACAATTTGTCTCCATCTATCTTCTTCTGTGCCACACCCCCCGATGATGGGAACCTCTGCCAATTCTACAAGCACAATGCAGACTTCTGCTATAAGCTTCCTGACAATGTCACCTTTGAGGAAGGGGCCCTGATTAAGCCTTTGTCTGTGGGGATCCACAACTGACAGAGAGCTGGAGTCACCTTGGGGAACAAGGTCTTTGTCTGTGGAGCTGGGTCAATTGGACTGGTCACTTTGCTTGTAGCCAAGGCAATGGGAGCTGCTCAAATGGTGATGACTGATCTGTCTGCCTCTCAGTTGTCCAAAGCCAAGGAAGTAGGGGCTGATCTCATCTTCCAGGTCTCCAAGGAGAGCCCTCAAGAAATTGCCAGTAAAGTAGAAGGTCTGCTGGGATGCAAGCCAGAAGTCACCATCGAGTGCACAGGGGCAGAGGCTGCCATCCAGGTGGGCATCTATGCCACCCATTCTGGTGGGACCCTGGTGCTATTAGGGCTGGGCCACAAGACGTCCACTGTGCCCCTCGTGCACTCAGCTATATGGGAAGTGGATTTCAAGGGCATGTTTCAATACTGCAACACGTGGCCAATGGCAATTTCAGTGCTTGTATCCGAGTCCGTGAATGTTAAGCCCTTGGTCACTCATAGGTTTCCTCTGGAGAGAGCTCTGGAGGCCTTTAAAACATCTAGAAGGGGATTGGGGCTGAAGGTCATGCTCAAGTGTCACCCCAATGACCAGAACCCTGATGTTAATTGGGGtctgcccccatccccaccctcccagTATCTTGGGGGCTGA